In Pyrodictium occultum, the genomic window GGAGGTCGGTGTGGCTCACCAGCCTCTCCCTGGGGAGCAGGCCTAGCCTCTGGCTGGGCACAGCCACGACCGCCTCACGGTTTATGCTGACCAGCGTCGAGCGGCGGGCGAGCCGGAGCGCCCGGATGATGTCACGGTCCTCGACGCCCAGCCTCCGGAGCCAGGTATACTCCCTCGAAGCCCTGAGCACAGCCACCGCCGCCGCCCCCTGGGCCCGTCCTGTAGAGGCGCGGCGTAGCCTTATATAGAGGCGTGACGAGGGCCGTGGAGCCGCCGCGCCGGAGGCCCTAAGGGGGCCGGCCACGCAGCGCCTAGGGAGGGTCCCGGGCCGTGGAGCCGCTGGAGACCCTAGACCTGGGCTACGCCCTCGTCCAGGTGCTGGATGCGACACCCGAGGGCTTCGGAGTCGACTACATACGCTCCTACATAGTCGACGCCGGCGGCCCGGCGGTGGCGGTCATAGACACGGGCCCCGCCTCCACCGCCGAGGCGGTGGCGGAGGCGGCGGCCAGGGCCGCGAGGGGGAGGCGCGTAGAGGTGATAGTTACCCACGTCCACCTGGACCACGCCGGCGGCGCCGCCCGGGTGGCGAGGCTCCTCCACGCGAGGGGCCTGGAGGCGAGGATCCGGGCCCACCCCAGGGGCGCGCCCCACCTGGTCGACCCGGCCTCCAGGCTCTGGCCGGCCGCGCGCAAGACCCTCGGGGAGCTGGCCCTGCTCTACGGCGAGCCCGAGCCGGCCCCCGCCGGCGTGGTGGCTGAGACGGGGGACGGCGAGGAGATAGCACTGGGGGCGGCAAGGCTCCGGGTGCTCCACACCCCGGGGCACGCGAGCCATCACCAGAGCCTGGTGCTCGAGCCCGCCTCCGGGGGAGACGAGGAGAAGCTCCTCTTCACCGGCGACTCCGCCGGCATGTACGACCCCCTGGATGGGGGCCTGGCGCCCACCACGCCGCCGCCCCTCAGGCTGGACATGTACCGGGAGAGCCTCCGCCGCATGAAGGCCCTGGGGCCTGGCAGGGTTGCGCCAACCCACATAGGCGTGGGGCCCGGGGAGGTGCTCGAGCTGCACGAGAGGCAGCTCGATGCCTGGGAGCAGGCGGCCCGGGAGGCGCTGGAGAAGGGGCTCACGGCCGAGGAGACGCTCCAGGCTATAGCCGGGCGCGACGCCTACACCAGGAGGCTCTACGAGAGGCTCGGCAGGAGCCCCTACGGCCGCCTCATGCTCATACTCTCGGTCCACGGCTTCGTAGACTACCTGAAGCGACTCCGGGGGAGGGGCTAGCCCCCCGGGCGGCCACGACACAGCGATACCCGGGTTATGGTAGCGTTGAATAGCCTCCTCTACGGCGCCCGGCCCCGGATGGAGCGGTGGAGCACCCGGCGGAGGGAGGCGCGGCGATGGCCTCTAGGAGCCTCTACTTAATAGCCGGCGCAGTGCTCGTAGCAGCAATCATAGCGGCCGCCTACTACGCAGCCTCCAGCAGAGAGGCCGGCACAGCCGCCAAGACGGTCACCGTCACCACCACTGCAACGGTCACCAGGACTGTGACCAGGACGGTGGCCACCGGTGCCACGGGCACCTGGGCCACCGCGGCTGGCACAGCCACCACCAAGCCGGCGCGGGAGCTCCTGGTCTACGTCTACGAGGACTTCATGGCCTGGGGAGAAGACCCGAAGCTATTCGACAAGCTCGTGGAGAACTTCACCCGGGAGACCGGGATAAAGGTGGTGCTCCGCAAGTTCAAAGGCGCCCGCTCCATGGTGGCCCAGGTCATAGCCGAGAAGAGGGTCGGCGCTAGGACAGCCGACGTCGTGGTGGGCGTTGACCCGCTGCTGCTCTCGGAGCTCAAGGCACGCGGGCTCGTGGAGTGCTACGCCTCGCCCCAGGCGCCGGCCCAGCTAGTCAGGGCCCTCGACCCGGAGGGCTGCGCGACCCCGGTGGACTACGGGCTCATAGCACTGGTCTACGACCCCTCCAGGCTCAACGAGACCGAGAAGGCCATGCTCCGCGACGGGGTGACGCTGGACGAGCTGGTGAAGCTGGCCCCGAGGCTGGTAGTGGAGGACCCGACGCAGAGCAGCACGGGGCTCAACTTCCTCCTCTACACCATAGCCGTCTCCAGGATGGAGGGCAGGGACTGGAAGCAGCTCTGGAAGCAGCTGAAGAGCCGCGGCGTAATGGTGGCCCCCAGCTGGGGCGACGCCTACGACGAGTTCTACAGGGAGGGGAGCCCCAGGGCGATAGTAGTGAGCTACGGCACCGACCCGGCCTACAGCGCCTGGTACAACGCCAGGAAGGGCCGCGGCGAGAAGCCCAGCATCGAGGCCACCGTGCTGGTGGCCAACGGCTCCAGGGTGGGCTGGGTCCAGGTGGAGGGCGCGGCGGTGATCAAGGGGGCGCCCCTCGAGGAGGCTAGGAGGTTCGTCGACTGGCTGCTCAGCCACGAGGTGCAGGACAGGATACCCACCAGCCAGTGGATGATGCCCGTCCGCGGCGACGCCAGGCTGCCAGGCTTCTACCGCTACGCCATGGGGCTCGGCAGCGTCGACACCTTGGCTAACACTGGGCTCAGGGCCGGGCCGGGGGAGCTTGAGGAGTGGCTCCGCGACTGGCTGCTGATCATGAGCGGCTGAGCCTCGGCAGGCTAGGCGGCGCCCTGGCCACGGCGGCGTGGCTGGTGGCGCTGCTCTACACCCTCCCCCTAGCCCTGGCCCTCGCCCTTTTCTGGCCCCCGGGCTGGCCCCCTCCCTTCAGCCTGCCCCGGGTGCTGGCCTGGACCCTCGCCCAGGCGGCCGCGAGCGCCACCCTGGCCGTCGCAGTGGGCTGGCCCCTCGGTGTCCTCGCCGGCTTCTACGGCTCCAGGGCGGCCAGGGCCGCGGTGGCCGCCAGCCTAGCCCCCTTCATGTCCCCCGTAGCGGCCGTCGCCGCGGGGATGAGGGCCCTCTACGGGGAGGGCGGGCTGGCCTCCAGGCTCCTCCCCTGGCTCGAGCCGCTGGCCAGGGGCTGGACCGGGGTGCTGGCGCTCCACAGCTACTTCAACATAGGCCTCGCCGCCGCGCTGGCTGCGGCCGCGGCGGGCTCCACCGAGGCCGCTGTGGCGGAGCACGCCCGGATGCTGGGGCTCCGGGGCGCCAGGCTCTGGCTGCGCGTCCTCCTCCCCCTCACCGCCAGGGTCGCGCTCTACGCCTGGGGGATAGCCTTCCTCTACTCCGCCACCAGCGCGGCGCCGCTCCTCGTGGAGGGCGCGGCGTACCGCTACTACACGCTCGAGGCCTGGCTCTACGTCGTCTACCGCGGCTTCCCCGGCCTGGCCGGCCTCGTCCCCGTCCTCGCCCTCCTGGAGCTGGGGGCCGCTGCCGCCGCCTCGATGCTCCTTCTGCGCGCCGCCCGGGGGCTCCCCTCCAGCCCGCTCGCCGCCCGGGGCGAGGGCTCGCTGCCCCTGAGCCGGGGCTGGAGGCTCGCCGCCGCCTCCTACTCGGCGCTGGTCACCGCCTACCTCTACGCCCCGGTGGCCGCCCTCGCCGTGCAGGCCGCGGGGGCGGATCCCGGCAGGCTGCTGGAGGCCGCGGCCGCGGGCCCGGGGCTGGCGGGGGCGGTGGCTAACAGCCTCGCCTACGCGGCCGCCGCCACCGCTCTCTCCCTACTTCTGGGGGTCCCCGCCTCGGGCGGGAGGCTCGCCGTGGCTGCGCTCTCCCTCGTGGCGGTGGCGCCCGTCGCCTACGGGGTCTCGGCCAGCCTCGCCTATTTCCGGCCCCTCTCCCGGCTCCTCGGCGAGGCCAACGCCTCCAGGCTCCTGATAGTGCTGGCCCACACGGCTGCGGGGCTCCCCCTGGCCAGCAGGGTGCTGGCCGAGGCCTGGGGGAGGCTCCAGCGGGAGGTGGGCGACACCATGCTCCTCCTCGGGCTCCGGGGCGCCAGGCTCCTCCGCCACATCCTCGCCGCCACGGCCCCCGTGGCCGCCATGGCAGCCGGGCTGGCGGCGGCCGCGAGCCTCGGGGAGTTCGGCGCGAGCATAGTGGTGTCGGTGCCGGCCACCTGGAGCATGACAGTGCTCGTCTACGAGCTCCTCTCGGCCGGGAGGCTGTTCCACGAGGCCTGCCTGGCGGCCCTCATCCTCGAGGCTATGAGCCTCTCAGCCATACTCCTGGCGCAGGCGGCGGCGGGGAGGCTGGCTGGCCAGGGGCGCCTCTAGCGGCGGCTGCAGCGGCTAGAGCCTACGGCGGGTAACCGTAATCTACACCGGCGCCGCGCCACAGGGCCCCTGGGGGGATGTTGGCGGGGAGGACGGGGCCGGAGCGCGAGGCCGTGGTCGACACCAGCGTGCTGCACGCCCTCCTAGTGGAGGAGGACCCCCACCACGGCCCGGCGGCCCTGCTGGCCTCGAGGATAGCGGCCGTGGTGCCGAGCAGCGTCGTCCACGAGCTGGTGTGGAGCCTGCGCCGCCGCCTCGGCGCCGCCGCGGCTGGCTCCAGGGTGGGCTGGCTCCTAGCCCGCGGCGTCAGGGTGGAGCCCGTGAGGCTCGATGACGTGTGGTTCGCCCTCCGCGACCCGCGGCGCTACGAGGACCTCCTAGTGGTCTCGGTGGCCAGGCGCCTAGGCCTCCCCTTGGCGACCCTGGACCGGGGCATGGCCAGGCTCGCCGCCCGGCACGGGGTCGAGCTGCTCCCCATCCCCGGGGCCCCGGGGGCACATGGGAGGGCTGGCGAGGAGACAGGGCAGGCTTGATCGTGATGGGGCATAGGGCCAACACGGCCAGGTGGCTCCGCCGCCACCTCTCCCGCACCCTGGTCGGCGAGCTGCATAGCCGCGGCCTCGCCGTGGCCGCCTGGACGGTGAACGACCCCCGGGGGCGAGGAGGCTCGCGGGAATGGGCGTGGACGTAATCGTAACCGACGCCCCCTGCGAGATAGCGGAGGCGCTGGCGGCTAGGTGACCACCTGCTCCAGCATCCCCCTCGCAGCCGCCTCCCTCAGCTCCCTAGCCACCCTCCTCCCCATGTACATGGGCTCGCTCCAGTAGAGGCTGGCGTAGGGCGTCTGGAGCCCCGTGTAGACGTTAGTGCCGGCCACTATCCTGCCGCTGAACTCGAACACCTTGTACTCCAGGCTCTCCGTCACCACCCCCTCCAGGCTGTAGGGGCCGACGAGCGGGTAGCCCGTCTCCCTCTCAACCGCCCTGGCGAACCTCTCCCCGTAGTCCAGCACCCTGGCCAGGAGGCTCTCCCTAGCCACCACCGGGACGTTGGCCACCACGGTGTAGCTGGGCTCTATGCCCAGCTCCTCGACCAGCCGGGGCGGGAGCCGCTGGAGCCCATCCACGTTGCTCTCCAGCCTCAAATCCATGCCCAGCAGCTCCACCCTCCCGTGGACAAGGCTGTTGAAGAAGTGGCTGTAGAGCCTCACCCCCACCACGTACTCCTGCACCACAGCCCCCTGGGGCAGCGCCCCCTCAAGCCCCCGGGCCTCCCGGGGCGAGACCAGCCGGTAGCCCCGGCCCCCCTTCGCGCCCGGGAGTTTCACTATAACCGGCGCCCCGGCCTCGGCCGCCTCCCCGAGGCTCCGGAACCTCCGCGGCGTCTCAATCCCGGCCTCCTCCAGGAGCCCCAGCTTCCTCTCCCAGTCAGCCTCTATCTCCAGCAGATACCTGTTCCCCAGCATGGGGAGCTCGAGCTCCAGCAGCCTCTCCGCGCCAACGTACTCTATCAGGCTGGCGTGGGGCACAAGCACGGCGTTAGCCTCCCTAAGCTCCTCCACAACCCTGCCGCTCAGCAGCTCCCCCCACGAGTCCACAACCACCACGCGGCTGTAGAGCCACGGGAACCTAGAGTATATCGACTCGTAGTACCTCCTGGCGGCGAGGAGGATGGCCTCGACACCCTCGTCCCTGGCGCCGCGGAGCAGCTGGAGCGCCGAGTGGCTCGCCGGCACAGCCAGCCTTACCCTGGAGGGGTCGTAGCCCCTAACCACCTCCCTCCCAGGGCTCCTAGCCCGGGCCAACCCAGCAGCCCCAGGGGGTGCTGCCCAGGGCTCCTCCAGGGGGTAAAAAGAGGGCCCGGAGGAGCCCGGGGGCCAGGAGCCGTGTGATGGAGTGGAGAACCGGGGATGGAGCGAGGAGAAAAACCCGGGAGGGCTGTAGGGCCGCCCCCGCCCAGCCTTAGCTGGTGCTGAGCACCTGGAAGTTGAACGCCACGGGCACGCTGTCGAACAGCATGCCCTCCTTGGCCTCGTAGTAGGCGGTGAAGCATAGGTATGATGTCCGGTTGCCGTCGGCGTCGAAGTCGTCGGTGTCCAGCACCACCACGGTGCTAGGCTTGTCGAGGCTCACCATGCCCTTGGTGCTGTTGTGGCGGCAGTGGTCTATCATGACGGTGAAGTAGTCGAAGTAGTTCTTCAGCTGCTCGGCATTAGCCAGGGTTACCCCCAGCTTCACGATGTTGACGTCGTTCGGCTCGCGCCAGACTATTATGTAGCCCATGTCCTGGCTGCCCTGGGCGCCGGCGGCGGGGGAGACGCTGTGAATGAGGCTGTCGGTTATCTTCACGGGCTCGTTGGGCGCCTCGGCGCCGCCCACCGCGTAGAAGCTGTTCAGCGGGCTCCGGGTGGTGGCGAAGCCGGCTAGCAGGGCGAGGGCGGCAGCCGAAGCGACTAGGCCGGCCAGAGCCAGGGTCGTGTACCTCACGGCGTCGACCCCTCCAGGGGTTCCAGCATGAACTCGCTCGATATGGTTTGTGATGTATGACGTAGAAGAGGCTTTCCCCGCCCGGGGGGCTCACTCCCCGCGGCCGAGCATCTCCCGGTAGAGCCGCGCCGGGTCCTCCACGGGGAGCAGCGCGTAGGCTATGTCCTCGTCCCTCCCGCCCTCGATGAGGAGGTGGCGGTTCTCCCAGCCGAGGCAGCGGATGAGCACGTGCCTCCTCCCCTCAGCGCTGGAGATCTCCGCGAGAA contains:
- a CDS encoding formate--phosphoribosylaminoimidazolecarboxamide ligase; this encodes MARARSPGREVVRGYDPSRVRLAVPASHSALQLLRGARDEGVEAILLAARRYYESIYSRFPWLYSRVVVVDSWGELLSGRVVEELREANAVLVPHASLIEYVGAERLLELELPMLGNRYLLEIEADWERKLGLLEEAGIETPRRFRSLGEAAEAGAPVIVKLPGAKGGRGYRLVSPREARGLEGALPQGAVVQEYVVGVRLYSHFFNSLVHGRVELLGMDLRLESNVDGLQRLPPRLVEELGIEPSYTVVANVPVVARESLLARVLDYGERFARAVERETGYPLVGPYSLEGVVTESLEYKVFEFSGRIVAGTNVYTGLQTPYASLYWSEPMYMGRRVARELREAAARGMLEQVVT
- a CDS encoding MBL fold metallo-hydrolase, with product MEPLETLDLGYALVQVLDATPEGFGVDYIRSYIVDAGGPAVAVIDTGPASTAEAVAEAAARAARGRRVEVIVTHVHLDHAGGAARVARLLHARGLEARIRAHPRGAPHLVDPASRLWPAARKTLGELALLYGEPEPAPAGVVAETGDGEEIALGAARLRVLHTPGHASHHQSLVLEPASGGDEEKLLFTGDSAGMYDPLDGGLAPTTPPPLRLDMYRESLRRMKALGPGRVAPTHIGVGPGEVLELHERQLDAWEQAAREALEKGLTAEETLQAIAGRDAYTRRLYERLGRSPYGRLMLILSVHGFVDYLKRLRGRG
- a CDS encoding thiamine ABC transporter substrate-binding protein, with amino-acid sequence MEHPAEGGAAMASRSLYLIAGAVLVAAIIAAAYYAASSREAGTAAKTVTVTTTATVTRTVTRTVATGATGTWATAAGTATTKPARELLVYVYEDFMAWGEDPKLFDKLVENFTRETGIKVVLRKFKGARSMVAQVIAEKRVGARTADVVVGVDPLLLSELKARGLVECYASPQAPAQLVRALDPEGCATPVDYGLIALVYDPSRLNETEKAMLRDGVTLDELVKLAPRLVVEDPTQSSTGLNFLLYTIAVSRMEGRDWKQLWKQLKSRGVMVAPSWGDAYDEFYREGSPRAIVVSYGTDPAYSAWYNARKGRGEKPSIEATVLVANGSRVGWVQVEGAAVIKGAPLEEARRFVDWLLSHEVQDRIPTSQWMMPVRGDARLPGFYRYAMGLGSVDTLANTGLRAGPGELEEWLRDWLLIMSG
- a CDS encoding PIN domain-containing protein, with translation MAGRTGPEREAVVDTSVLHALLVEEDPHHGPAALLASRIAAVVPSSVVHELVWSLRRRLGAAAAGSRVGWLLARGVRVEPVRLDDVWFALRDPRRYEDLLVVSVARRLGLPLATLDRGMARLAARHGVELLPIPGAPGAHGRAGEETGQA